Part of the Odontesthes bonariensis isolate fOdoBon6 chromosome 15, fOdoBon6.hap1, whole genome shotgun sequence genome, GCGGCTGAGAGGATATCTGTGTGTTTTTCAGATAATCTTCCCTTTTCTTCACTATTGTCCACCGTTTCCAACGACGAGAGATTCACATTTTAGCACCGCTAACATCTCAAGTTTCCAGAAAATCCAGGGGTTGCAGTCTTTTGGTTACTCCTGGAACCTCAACGCTTGACATCAGCAAACACACACTCGTAATACACATTTTTATAACATTGTTGCCCCAGCTCGTTGAAGCCTTCTTTGTAAGCTGACTGGGCTAAATGCTTTCATACACACAAGTGTGCCTTAAGGAGATTAAGATTTCTAAGAAGATTAGGTTAATGAACTCATGATTATAATCTCGGGTTAATTCATTTTGCTGCACTTTAACCCTCCCCTCCTCAAGCCCCGCGGCTCAAAGCCAAACGGTTCTGAAGAATAtattcatgtgtgtgtgcacaagcATTGTGTAACTGGTCATTAATTACTGTACAGCAGGCCCGCCACTAATCAGACCCCCCACAATTATTCTTGAAAGCCCCCAGCATTGCCATGAATCAGTGAGTGAGGGTCCTTTTAGATGACAGTAACCGTCACTTTATTGTTGCCAGCGTACTCACTGTAGCCTATGTTTGTGCACTCAAGGCAGGTGGTCTTCTCAGTGAGGTCATCGCGTCTGAAACATAAGGCGAGCGGTCTTTGGAGGGGGTCATCCTCATTCCCAAGGCCTCAGGACCAAACAATGCAGAGGTTCATGTGACCTTCTATTTCAGCAGCAGGCTCCTGTTCGTCATGTAATTTTAGTTTtgggaaaatgttttatttagacACTCACCGTTTTGTCTTGGTTTGCTGACAAGTGTACCCTTAGAGTGATCACGCTTTGATCAAGAAAGTTGACCAAccggatttttatttttaagtgaGATCCTTAGAACGACAGACGCAAAATAATCATGCAATGCTTAAAGGGAAAAGGGACGATCTTGATTCAAGTAATATCTACAGCTAAGCTGCAATTCAGCTGGGCAAGATTGATTGGCCCACTGTCAGAATGAAAAGATGGCAGAATTTTTATGTTACAAtctcagacagaaaaaaaaatccaacgaTCTTGTTCATTGACTAGTCTGTAGTGATTAGTCAATTAATATGTAGGCTGAAAAAAGCTATGCTTGGTAGCGTATTTGGAAAGACTCCCAACTGGAATTTTGATTCAGTCTTGTGTATCTGGCTGTGAGATTCAATGGAGTAcagcgccaccttgtggcaaaTATGTGATTCTGTGCGTACGCGTGGTGGGGAAGGTGTGGGAAAGCTCGTTGTTTATATCTaatctaaattaaaatgtttcaaCGTCAATCAGCTATGCAGTCATACTTTGTAAGCTGATAAATGAATGATTAAATGTTGTTCAGTCCACAAATCAATCCACAGATATCTGTGGTTACCGCACATGAATCATGGATCCTTTAGGGATAATTTCCTCTAGCGCCACCTTCAGCTGGACTTTTGTTTAGTAGTTACTTTAAGTTTTAATTTAGTTAAATAGGGGActattttgtttctttgtttctttgtttctttcctaCTTCTAGACCGAATAACTGTGTCCTCCTCCCTCAGCCTCCGTACCAAATGTTTGCATACCGACACCTTGTGCAGATAGTATTACAGAACAACTGTGTGAAAAGCAGGCAACATAATGTATCCACAATCCTTTACTCATCAGATTTGTAGCTCGTGGCCAaattgttatgttatgttatgtgtttttggttttttttgttatgttatGTGTACCTCAGACGTGTCACTCGTGGATTACGTCAGCTTCCTTTTCAAATATAAATAACAGTGAAAGATAAAAACACACCGGGCTAATAAGGAGGCCTAaattatttggatttttttttggaattagAAGGGAAACTTGTGAATGCTATCGCTGAGTTAATCAAGAGATTCTGTAACGGATTAGTAACAAGTGTTATATGTGTATCGTCCACTCActaaaactacatttcccatgGCTCGGAAACTCTTCTACGGAAATGACGTAAACAGACGTCCGCTTCTGTCAAGGGCATCGAAAGCTATCGTTTACTAAACCTAGCTAAAGCTGTCTGCACGTGTACCTCTAATAAGCCCCATAAAGCCACATTTTTGAGCTACTATCTGGTAGAAATGGACGGGTTTGGTTCAGACTTCTCAGCAGGAGGTTCGGGTGGTAAAGTGGACACCGGTACCATCATGGAGCAAGTTAAGGTCCAAATCGCGGTGGCTAACGCGCAGGAGCTTCTGCAGGTAAATCAATGGGCATGGGTGCTAAGCTAGCGAGACTGAGGTGAGGATTACATGAGTAAACTGTTAACAGCAGGAGTTAAGTTTGTTTTTGGATGGATTTATTAAtcttacatgcaagttacatggaTACAGTCCATGTTCTGTTGTACTTCATGGGTCATACTAAGGTGTCACTGAGATGTATGAAATCAACGACTTTTAAACCAGATGAACTCTTGTTCAAACAGTTCGACTTCAGACGCATTGGTCTTTAGGAAGCTACTTCAGTAATAAGTGTCTTTCTGTTGCAGAGAATGACAGACAAATGTTTCAAGAAGTGCATAGGTAAACCTGGGAGCACCCTGGACAACTCTGAGCAGGTATGTGTTGGGATGAGCTGAGCTGCTTGCTCTCAGATTCAGATGGACTGAACATATTACTACGAGTTGATTGACTTAAGCTacatatattcatgtttttcaaaTCAGAAGACAtaatgtgaatttttttttcttgttgttgccTTTTTTTACGTTTTGATAAACCAAACACCAACTATCAGTTTAATGAGTAGTGATAATAAGCAATGATTGTAGCCCCGCCCCCTTTGTGTTAGGTTTGATTTCAGCATCTTTAACGTCTTTGCTTCGGCCTCCCACAGAAATGCATTGCCATGTGTATGGATCGGTATATGGACGCCTGGAACACTGTGTCCCGAACATACAACTCAAGATTACAGAGGGAAAGAGCTCGCATGTGAACGTCccctctcctcttctctcccttccccgggctgctgctgctgctgctgctgctgacagtGAGGACGAGTGCAGCGCAGCACTGGAGGCCGCAAGCTGTTCGCACACAGGCGTGTCATGGCAGCAGCACACTATTAACTTCTGTCATAATACCTCACAGACAGGCAATCAAGGCCTGTGGACTCTTGGCCATGACAGTGTCTCTGtggacattttttatttttgctgagGAGCAGATCACCAATAAAGCTCAATTATGTGTGTACTATATGTAAGAAATACAGTCACGTGTCCTTTCCAAGTGTAGTGTGAATCTGTTAATACACTGGTGGTGTGTTTTGAGTGGCAGAATGATGTGACTTGAATGAAAGGCATTGCTCACTCTTGAATCAACCTGAGCCTGAGTTTTGCTCGTGCCAAATTAGGACACATAGCTGTAAACAGGACCTTTCCCAGTCAATACACGTTTTCCCTATAACTGTATTCTTTACAGTTCTGATTTGTGCTCAGAGAGACTATAAATATTTGCTCATGCACAAGTAACACTGCAGTAGTTGAGTATAAGATTCGGAGACTTATTTAAAGAAACGTCTCCCAGAACTcataaaatgtctttgttgatCAAAATTacatatttagattttttttttcatgaaacgATTGCTTGTATGCCTTTGAAAGATTTAACCACCTTGCCTCATTTAATGTTATTTTGAGTATGCAAATGAGCCCCAAATCTatccagtttaaaaaatatatatatatatatacatatatactttTCCTAGGTAGTCTTGTTCAGCCATACTGCTAATTGTTTTCTGCTTGTTTCCGTAACGTAAAATAAATGCAGTACGGACTTGTTAATAAGATCAAACTTGATTTTCATGTGAGAGCGAGGGGTCCTTAAAATCAGACGGAAGGATTGAGTAGCAACTTTGAGTTTTCACAGCTCTGAGTCTGACATTCACAAGCTCCAGACAGCCCTATATCAAAGTACATCTGGAGAACAAAACTGTTTTGTCTTACATGTTTTTTAGGTGTCACTCTATCTGCTGCCCTCCACAGTAGTTGACTTGTTTCAGCAGGGGTCTGCCTCGCTCTCGATGGGATATTGCACCTAAGACAGCTTAGTGTGCAGGTTGTCAGATGTTTTGGGAACCTCGGGGCCCTTTTTTCCTGCAGTTTTTGTAGCAAAGTAAGTGCTGGAAATGCCTTTGAACATACATTTGCCGTGTGGTTGTGAGCAAAAAATGAGaattttaatggaaaaaaaagataagtcATGTCAATCTGGTAACTTTCTTGTTTCTCATCAATAAAAGAGTTAAACTTATCAATGAAACATGAGTTGCATTCATCAAGCTCAAGTGAGAGGGTGAATCATTTAGAGTCGATTCCAAAAGGACTTTTTCAAATAAAACCGTTTCccccaagaaaaaaacacctttaagTAAAAATTAAAGTCTTATTTTCTAAGAACAGATATGGAATAGACAAGAAAATgtatccataaataaacctcacACCCTGATCACCCACAACATTTAAACCAGCTGCCTAATATTGTGTGACCCATCTGGACGTTTACACTGGGCTTTTTGGGGCATCATGTGGTGTTTGGAGTCAGATTCTCGGTTATTGTGGATTGCTTCGTGAAGCCGCTTGTACGGGGCTTCATTTAGCACACAACCTGGAGCCTCGACTGGATTGTGTTTGAAGTTTCCTGAGAGGTTTTTGCGGTGTGACGTTGCATGTTATCCTGCCGAGGGAGGCCGCTGCAGTCAGTGGTTGCCACATGAATGCCAGGGCACTCTGAAGAGAAGACCGGTgttattcacttcacctgtcagtagttttaatgttgtggctaaTCTGTGTATATACTAAAACCCACACAA contains:
- the timm13 gene encoding mitochondrial import inner membrane translocase subunit Tim13, with protein sequence MDGFGSDFSAGGSGGKVDTGTIMEQVKVQIAVANAQELLQRMTDKCFKKCIGKPGSTLDNSEQKCIAMCMDRYMDAWNTVSRTYNSRLQRERARM